In Dyadobacter sp. NIV53, a single window of DNA contains:
- a CDS encoding DUF3179 domain-containing (seleno)protein translates to MKKFFYIGILGIIFYEIAKVYLIMPMPGSQRMNSIDVAYFLHSTRWAFRIFFWLLILIGAFSAFRNKRKIFPAILLLLAIGVTYGTNYEMAADTMFYQPRTLVLQNVSANKVQDDRIVIGVEINGEAKAYPIQYIGYHHQVRDELGGKPIIITYCTVCRTGRVFEPLVGGKPEFFRLVGMDHFNAMFEDETTHSWWRQANGEAIAGPLKGKMLPELPSTQTSLAQWFTLHPNSRIMQPDPDFQAKYDSMSRYESGKGKSELTRTDSLSWKDKSWVVGIALDKHSKAFDWNRLKKERLINDSIGSIPVVLALADDNKSFFAFKRINTSDTFFIRHDTLFQNKQAYNLLGHALVVNNKNLKPINAYQEYWHSWKTFHPATDKY, encoded by the coding sequence ATGAAAAAATTTTTTTACATAGGGATCCTGGGAATCATCTTTTATGAAATTGCAAAAGTATATTTAATTATGCCAATGCCAGGTAGCCAGCGCATGAACAGCATTGATGTTGCTTATTTTCTTCACAGCACGCGTTGGGCATTCCGGATTTTCTTTTGGTTACTGATCCTGATTGGTGCGTTTTCAGCTTTCCGAAATAAACGAAAGATATTTCCTGCCATTTTACTGTTGCTGGCCATTGGTGTAACGTATGGAACCAACTATGAAATGGCTGCTGATACGATGTTTTATCAGCCCAGGACACTTGTCCTGCAAAATGTCTCAGCAAATAAGGTTCAAGATGACCGGATTGTAATTGGCGTGGAAATCAATGGCGAAGCAAAGGCATATCCAATTCAATATATCGGTTATCATCATCAGGTCAGGGATGAACTTGGAGGAAAACCGATTATAATAACATATTGTACAGTTTGTCGTACTGGCCGCGTTTTTGAGCCATTGGTCGGGGGTAAACCTGAATTTTTCAGGCTTGTTGGCATGGATCACTTTAATGCTATGTTTGAAGATGAAACCACACACAGCTGGTGGAGGCAGGCAAATGGAGAGGCCATTGCCGGGCCTTTAAAAGGCAAGATGTTGCCGGAACTTCCCAGTACACAAACATCACTTGCACAATGGTTTACTCTCCACCCCAATAGCAGGATAATGCAGCCTGATCCGGATTTTCAGGCTAAATATGATTCAATGAGCCGTTACGAAAGTGGAAAAGGTAAATCTGAACTGACTCGCACGGACTCACTTTCCTGGAAAGATAAATCCTGGGTGGTAGGAATTGCACTGGATAAACACAGCAAAGCATTTGACTGGAACCGTTTGAAAAAAGAAAGACTGATCAATGACAGTATTGGCAGTATACCGGTTGTACTGGCTCTGGCAGATGATAACAAAAGTTTCTTTGCCTTCAAACGGATCAATACAAGTGATACTTTTTTTATCAGGCATGATACTTTGTTCCAGAATAAACAGGCTTATAATCTTCTGGGCCATGCACTGGTAGTGAACAACAAAAATCTGAAACCAATTAATGCTTATCAGGAATACTGGCATAGTTGGAAAACATTTCATCCGGCTACGGATAAGTATTAA
- a CDS encoding MFS transporter produces the protein MSNFNETLTLENSLSRKWLVFALCMLSYLFTGMVSTLVSVYLPVAVPELTGSELPDKTVTESRLGEIGAYVNASYLYGWMVGGLLFGLISDKIGRVQTLTFVTILYGAGTCLVVFVPDWYSLMAIRFITGMGVGGVLLVSTVYISEVWEPATRPVMLGVLAVSFPMGIVATGSVNLMFSYWREAFWLGLIPIFLGVLILFLVPESQQWRFSKSAGAVKSEGIFDQTNRPNLIIGSIIFGAVLIGLWGIFSWLPTWVQSLLGSGENGQKERGLTMIILGMGGITGGVLSGFLIKAIGSRRTLILTFSGCILMCCILFLTNHHFSKIIYAEAGLLSLCFGVSQGSLSSYIPGLFPVVVRATATGFCFNIGRFFTATAVFFIGSLVAVLGGFGNALLVFSIPFLLALVITWFSRDPQTSIK, from the coding sequence ATGAGCAACTTCAACGAAACCTTGACATTAGAAAATTCACTCTCACGAAAATGGCTCGTGTTTGCACTTTGTATGCTGAGCTATTTATTTACAGGCATGGTTTCGACATTGGTATCTGTCTATTTACCCGTTGCGGTTCCTGAACTGACAGGAAGCGAGCTGCCGGATAAAACGGTGACTGAATCCCGGCTGGGAGAAATCGGAGCCTATGTAAATGCCTCTTATTTGTATGGCTGGATGGTGGGAGGTTTACTTTTCGGGCTGATCAGTGATAAAATAGGCAGAGTACAAACATTAACTTTCGTAACAATTCTGTATGGTGCAGGCACATGCCTTGTAGTTTTTGTACCTGATTGGTATTCATTAATGGCTATTCGTTTCATTACCGGCATGGGTGTAGGAGGAGTCCTGTTGGTGTCAACAGTTTACATTTCGGAAGTATGGGAACCTGCCACACGACCGGTTATGCTTGGAGTTCTGGCCGTATCATTTCCGATGGGAATTGTAGCCACGGGTAGCGTAAACCTGATGTTTTCCTATTGGAGAGAAGCTTTTTGGCTTGGATTAATTCCGATTTTTCTTGGTGTTCTGATATTATTTCTTGTTCCCGAGTCCCAACAATGGCGTTTTAGCAAATCAGCAGGTGCCGTTAAAAGCGAAGGAATTTTTGATCAAACCAACCGGCCTAATCTAATTATCGGTTCTATTATTTTCGGAGCCGTTTTGATTGGGCTCTGGGGGATATTCTCATGGCTGCCAACCTGGGTTCAATCCTTATTGGGAAGCGGCGAAAACGGCCAGAAGGAGAGGGGATTAACCATGATTATCCTTGGAATGGGAGGAATTACGGGTGGTGTGTTGTCGGGTTTCTTAATAAAGGCAATAGGCAGCAGGCGAACACTAATATTAACTTTTTCTGGATGTATCCTTATGTGTTGCATCCTGTTTTTGACTAATCATCATTTTAGTAAAATTATTTATGCTGAAGCAGGGCTTTTATCGCTTTGTTTTGGTGTAAGCCAAGGCTCATTATCGAGCTACATTCCAGGTTTGTTCCCGGTTGTTGTCAGAGCAACTGCAACTGGTTTTTGTTTTAACATAGGACGGTTTTTTACCGCAACAGCCGTTTTTTTTATCGGATCACTTGTGGCCGTTCTTGGTGGTTTTGGAAATGCACTTCTGGTTTTTTCAATTCCCTTCCTCCTCGCCTTAGTGATTACCTGGTTTAGCCGGGATCCCCAAACAAGTATAAAATAG